The Flavobacterium sp. 123 genome contains a region encoding:
- a CDS encoding LysM peptidoglycan-binding domain-containing protein, with translation MNIKNTTISFFLLFSITMFSQGITEKWNSKVESKTSYLDSIKMTFIKDDMASCVDSLWMKELTNLDLFSDLENDIKTINIDEKVDYELPTELLKARLQEMDAKSPFNIEYNQGLENIIKSFLKNRKKSFERLMAISEYYFPLFEESLAKQNVPLEIKYLAVVESALNPRAVSRVGATGLWQFMYQTGKQYGLKIDSYVDERSDPLKASDAAAQYMTNMYKIFGDWDLVLASYNSGPGNVAKAIRRSGGQQNYWNIRKNLPQETQGYVPAFLATMYIYEYHKEHGIKPDRALVKHFATDTIMIKKQMSFKQISDLLDIPVAQLQVLNPSYKLNVIPFYKDQSHYLRLPQDKIAVFTSNEDQIYAYAQHELDQRERPFQVVKAIASKDTMPNIKSVVLSKTKYYRVKRGDNLTTIANKYDVSVIDLKKWNNLKGNSVAYGKNLKIINDENASASNTKDIKSDVAASTTANDNQRVAQADEKDKKSILKDSIYVVQKGDNLSTIAKKYNVTVAEIQEWNNLSNNNIQLGAPIQVAKKGTENKVEVAPEQDRKDIQYVVLKGDNLGNIAKKFGTSLAELKQWNNLNDNSIALGSTLIVAKNELVINTNKATADTFKKKGDFSGISKKEGAEYYVKKGDSLYSISKKYPGVTISDLKKWNDISGEELKPGMKLKISG, from the coding sequence ATGAATATAAAAAATACCACCATATCGTTTTTTCTACTTTTTTCCATCACTATGTTTTCGCAAGGAATCACTGAAAAATGGAATTCAAAAGTAGAGTCAAAAACATCCTATCTAGACTCCATTAAGATGACTTTCATAAAAGACGACATGGCTTCTTGTGTTGATAGTTTGTGGATGAAGGAATTGACAAATTTAGATTTGTTTAGCGATTTGGAAAATGATATTAAAACCATCAATATTGACGAGAAAGTAGATTATGAATTGCCTACGGAATTATTAAAAGCTAGGCTTCAAGAAATGGATGCTAAATCTCCTTTCAATATTGAATACAACCAAGGGTTAGAAAACATCATCAAATCATTTTTGAAAAATAGAAAAAAATCATTTGAACGATTAATGGCTATTTCTGAATATTATTTCCCACTATTTGAAGAATCACTTGCCAAACAAAATGTTCCTTTAGAAATAAAATATTTAGCCGTTGTAGAATCTGCTTTAAATCCAAGAGCTGTTTCTAGAGTTGGCGCAACAGGACTTTGGCAATTTATGTATCAAACCGGAAAACAGTATGGATTAAAAATTGATTCTTATGTTGATGAACGAAGCGATCCATTAAAAGCCAGCGATGCCGCAGCGCAATACATGACCAATATGTACAAGATATTTGGCGATTGGGATTTAGTATTAGCCTCGTACAATTCAGGACCTGGAAATGTTGCTAAAGCAATAAGACGTTCTGGAGGACAGCAAAATTATTGGAATATTAGAAAAAATCTTCCTCAAGAAACGCAAGGCTACGTACCTGCTTTTTTAGCAACCATGTATATTTATGAATACCATAAAGAACACGGAATCAAACCAGACAGAGCTTTAGTTAAACATTTTGCTACGGATACCATAATGATTAAAAAGCAAATGTCTTTTAAACAGATTTCTGATTTATTAGATATTCCGGTAGCTCAATTGCAAGTTTTGAATCCATCTTATAAACTAAATGTAATTCCGTTTTATAAAGACCAAAGTCATTATTTGAGATTACCACAAGATAAAATTGCTGTTTTTACTTCAAATGAAGATCAGATTTATGCTTATGCACAACATGAGTTAGACCAAAGAGAAAGGCCATTTCAGGTTGTAAAAGCAATTGCTTCAAAAGATACGATGCCAAATATCAAATCTGTTGTACTTTCTAAAACAAAATACTATAGGGTAAAACGAGGCGACAATCTTACTACTATTGCAAATAAATATGATGTAAGCGTTATAGATTTGAAAAAATGGAATAACCTGAAAGGCAATTCAGTTGCGTATGGTAAAAATTTAAAAATCATCAATGACGAAAATGCATCAGCATCTAATACTAAAGATATTAAATCAGATGTTGCAGCTTCAACAACAGCTAATGACAATCAGCGTGTGGCTCAAGCAGATGAAAAAGATAAAAAGTCAATCCTGAAAGATTCTATTTATGTGGTTCAAAAAGGAGATAATTTAAGTACTATTGCTAAAAAATATAATGTTACTGTAGCCGAAATCCAAGAATGGAACAATCTATCCAATAACAATATTCAATTAGGTGCGCCTATTCAAGTTGCTAAAAAAGGTACAGAAAATAAAGTTGAGGTTGCTCCAGAACAAGACCGAAAAGACATTCAATATGTAGTTCTAAAAGGAGATAATCTTGGAAACATTGCTAAAAAATTTGGAACTAGTTTGGCGGAATTAAAACAATGGAATAATTTAAATGATAATTCAATTGCGTTAGGAAGCACTTTGATTGTTGCAAAAAATGAACTAGTAATCAATACTAATAAAGCTACTGCAGATACTTTCAAGAAGAAAGGTGATTTTTCTGGAATATCTAAAAAAGAGGGAGCAGAATACTATGTTAAAAAAGGAGATTCTTTATATAGTATTTCTAAAAAATATCCTGGCGTGACCATTTCAGACTTAAAAAAATGGAATGATATTAGCGGGGAAGAACTTAAACCCGGAATGAAGCTTAAAATAAGCGGATAA
- the pgk gene encoding phosphoglycerate kinase, with the protein MKTVNDIDFKNKKAIIRVDFNVPLDENFNVTDATRIEAAKPTIDKILADGGSVILMSHLGRPKGAEEKYSLKHILKTASEILGVEVQFASNCIGEPAKSASDKLQAGQVLLLENLRFHAEEEAGDVAFAKELASLGDIYVNDAFGTAHRAHASTTIIAQFFPEDKCFGALLAKEIESLNKVLKNSEKPVTAVLGGSKVSSKITVIENILDKVDHMIIGGGMTYTFVKALGGKIGDSICEDDKQELALEILRLAKEKGVQIHIPVDVIAADDFSNSANTKVVDVREIPDGWQGLDAGPKSLENFKKVILESKTILWNGPLGVFEMESFAKGTIALGDYIAEATQNGAFSLVGGGDSVAAVKQFGFEDKMSYVSTGGGAMLEMLEGRVLPGIAAILD; encoded by the coding sequence ATGAAGACTGTAAATGACATTGATTTTAAAAATAAAAAAGCAATAATCCGCGTTGATTTTAACGTACCATTGGATGAAAATTTTAACGTAACTGATGCAACTCGTATCGAAGCGGCAAAGCCAACTATTGATAAAATTCTTGCAGATGGCGGAAGCGTAATCTTAATGTCGCATTTAGGTCGACCAAAAGGTGCGGAAGAAAAATATTCATTAAAACATATTTTAAAAACAGCTTCAGAAATTCTTGGAGTTGAGGTTCAATTTGCTTCAAATTGTATTGGAGAGCCAGCAAAAAGTGCTTCAGACAAATTACAAGCTGGACAAGTTTTATTATTAGAAAATTTACGTTTTCATGCTGAAGAAGAAGCAGGAGATGTTGCTTTTGCAAAAGAACTAGCTTCATTAGGAGATATTTATGTAAATGATGCCTTTGGAACAGCTCACAGAGCACATGCTTCTACTACAATTATAGCACAGTTTTTTCCAGAAGATAAATGTTTTGGAGCTTTGTTAGCTAAAGAAATTGAAAGCTTAAACAAGGTTTTGAAAAACAGCGAAAAACCAGTAACTGCAGTTCTTGGTGGATCAAAAGTTTCTTCTAAAATCACGGTTATCGAAAACATTTTAGATAAAGTAGACCACATGATTATCGGTGGTGGAATGACATATACTTTTGTTAAAGCTTTAGGAGGAAAAATAGGAGATTCTATTTGTGAAGATGACAAACAAGAATTAGCACTTGAAATTTTAAGATTAGCAAAAGAAAAAGGAGTTCAAATTCACATCCCAGTTGATGTAATTGCTGCTGATGATTTTTCAAATTCAGCAAATACAAAAGTTGTTGATGTAAGAGAAATTCCTGACGGATGGCAAGGTTTAGATGCTGGTCCAAAATCATTGGAAAACTTCAAAAAAGTAATTTTAGAGTCTAAAACAATTCTTTGGAATGGTCCTTTAGGAGTTTTTGAAATGGAAAGTTTTGCAAAAGGAACAATTGCTCTTGGAGATTATATCGCTGAAGCTACTCAAAATGGTGCTTTCTCACTTGTAGGCGGAGGAGATTCAGTTGCAGCTGTAAAACAATTTGGCTTTGAAGACAAAATGAGTTACGTTTCGACTGGTGGAGGTGCTATGTTAGAAATGTTAGAAGGTAGAGTGTTGCCAGGAATTGCAGCAATTTTAGATTAA
- a CDS encoding type IX secretion system membrane protein PorP/SprF, translated as MIKIKKIVLSFLLLATTYSFGQELNLPVFTQYLADNHFVISPTFAGIGDNLKIRANGLTQWVGIKDAPENQSVYADFRIADRSGIGVSFYNDSNGNTRQTGAKFSFAHHIILDYYTKQYLSFGLSYNINNFKIDISKFNTTYEIPVLDPSITDNRFNSNNNFDAGILYRNKSFYFSFNASNILTKNIDKYMGVEPNLLLNYQIYSGYVFKSPNNRNVEIEPSVYYQLFASDKRSSTDLNIKYRHFNKYEDYYWAGFSYRFLNDQFFKPLNVGPMFGFKKSNFYFGYSYQVTLNQLAVFNSGTHVVTIGIDFLQGISNCPCTQSPVHD; from the coding sequence ATGATTAAAATAAAAAAAATAGTATTGTCATTCCTTCTCTTGGCCACAACCTATAGTTTTGGTCAGGAGTTGAATTTACCTGTTTTTACGCAATATTTAGCGGATAATCATTTTGTGATATCGCCAACATTTGCAGGAATTGGTGACAATCTTAAAATAAGAGCTAACGGATTGACACAATGGGTAGGTATAAAAGATGCTCCCGAAAATCAATCGGTTTATGCGGATTTCAGAATAGCAGATCGTTCAGGAATTGGAGTGTCCTTCTATAATGATAGCAATGGAAATACCAGACAAACAGGCGCTAAATTCTCTTTTGCACACCATATTATTTTAGATTATTATACCAAGCAATATTTGTCTTTTGGACTTTCTTACAACATTAATAATTTTAAAATTGACATAAGTAAATTCAATACAACCTATGAAATACCTGTCTTAGATCCATCTATAACAGACAACAGATTCAATTCAAACAATAACTTTGATGCAGGGATATTGTACCGAAATAAATCGTTTTATTTCAGTTTTAACGCAAGTAATATTTTAACTAAAAACATTGATAAGTATATGGGTGTAGAGCCTAATTTACTTTTGAATTATCAGATTTATTCTGGTTATGTTTTTAAAAGCCCAAACAACAGAAATGTTGAAATTGAACCTTCTGTATATTATCAATTGTTTGCCAGTGATAAACGTTCTAGCACGGATTTAAACATTAAATACCGACATTTTAATAAGTATGAAGATTACTATTGGGCTGGGTTTTCCTATCGTTTCTTAAACGATCAATTTTTTAAACCTTTAAACGTGGGGCCTATGTTTGGTTTCAAGAAATCTAATTTTTATTTTGGGTATTCCTATCAGGTTACGCTTAACCAATTGGCGGTATTTAATTCAGGGACACACGTGGTTACAATAGGAATTGATTTTCTACAAGGAATTAGTAATTGTCCTTGTACGCAAAGTCCAGTCCATGATTAA